The following proteins are encoded in a genomic region of Brachypodium distachyon strain Bd21 chromosome 1, Brachypodium_distachyon_v3.0, whole genome shotgun sequence:
- the LOC100826204 gene encoding E3 ubiquitin-protein ligase RNF170 isoform X2 codes for MSASASSASSSASPVPPEDDVCSVCHDRFRIPCQANCSHWFCGECIIRVWNHGAAVQPCKCPICRRLINLLVPANITEDQNDDPQLQRVLGEIQHYNHIFGGAPRSLTQRLQDLPFFMRRLFRELMDPQRTLPLVFRARMILMVVLFVTSFILVPSPGGPCNGCEA; via the exons ATgagcgcctccgcctcctccgcctcctcgtcggcgtcgccggtgccgccggAGGACGACGTCTGCTCGGTGTGCCACGACCGCTTCCGGATCCCCTGCCAGGCCAACTGCTCCCATTGGTTCTGCG GGGAATGCATCATCCGTGTCTGGAATCATGGAGCTGCTGTACAGCCTTGCAAGTGTCCCATATGCCGCCGCCTTATAAATCTGCTGGTACCTGCTAATATAACGGAGGACCAGAATGATGACCCACAACTTCAACGAGTTTTGGGAGAGATTCAGCACTACAACCACATATTCGGTGGAGCACCACGCAGCCTGACTCAG AGGTTGCAAGACCTGCCATTTTTCATGCGAAGACTGTTCAGAGAACTAATGGATCCTCAGAGGACCCTCCCACTTGTTTTCAGGGCGAGGATGATTCTGATG GTTGTACTGTTTGTTACTTCATTCATTCTCGTACCATCCCCCGGTGGCCCATGCAATGGATGTGAGGCATGA
- the LOC100823739 gene encoding ubiquinone biosynthesis monooxygenase COQ6, mitochondrial isoform X1: MPPPARASALHSLLRRTRCFAAANRTALARTFSGHPAGATETQVREEKSGGVKARDDELDVAIVGGGMVGLAVACALSNMPLTKHLRVAVIDSNPALKSRNYLKKDGIPDSRVSTVTPATISFFRDIGAWEHILQQRHDFFDKMQVWDYTGLGYTRYNARDVGKQYLGCVVENKVLCNSLLLRLQEQKEDIENMIYPARLVSLAFPSKNRQVRVAGLKPPSTEAVSIGHTSGELHRSSLVKLDLSDGQTLYSKLVVGADGSKSNVRQIAGIKTSGWSYPQSAIICTVEHIAANDCAWQRFLPSGPIALLPVGDNFSNIVWTMSPEEASRHKSMSPEDFVKSVNHALDFGYGPHPNSSSLDYYMEKLFSGIGDTAASTKESFQVPPKAIGLISERMAFPLSLMHSHDYVSKGLALVGDAAHTVHPLAGQGVNLGFGDAAALAKVISEGVSVGADIGDLSLLNRYENDRKAANVAMAAVLDGFQKMYSVDFGPLNILRAAAFHSAQYISPLKKNIISYAMGDKKSPLFS; this comes from the exons ATGCCTCCGCCGGCGCGCGCCTCCGCGCTCCACTCCCTGCTACGCAGAACAAG ATGCTTCGCGGCGGCGAACCGCACAGCGCTCGCGAGGACCTTCTCCGGCCATCCGGCGGGCGCGACCGAGACGCAG GTTCGCGAAGAAAAGTCTGGTGGCGTGAAAGCCAGAGATGATGAGCTCGACGTTGCAATTGTTGGTGGAGGCATGGTGGGCTTGGCTGTTGCTTGTGCACTGT CCAATATGCCATTGACCAAACATCTGCGAGTTGCTGTCATCGATAGCAATCCTGCACTCAAGTCAAGAAATTATCTAAAGAAAGATGGTATACCTGACTCAAGGGTCAGTACTGTTACTCCTGCAACCATTTCCTTCTTCAGAG ATATTGGTGCATGGGAGCATATTCTACAGCAAAGGcatgatttctttgataaaaTGCAG GTATGGGATTACACTGGACTAGGATACACAAGATACAATGCAAGAGATGTGGGCAAACAATATCTCGG ATGTGTGGTGGAGAACAAAGTGCTTTGCAACTCACTTTTGTTACGTTTACAG GAGCAAAAGGAAGATATTGAAAATATGATCTACCCTGCTCGACTGGTGTCTCTTGCTTTCCCATCAAAGAATAGACAAGTAAGAGTAGCAGGACTGAAGCCACCATCAACAGAGGCAGTTTCCATTGGTCATACTTCTGGGGAATTACATCGTAGTAGTTTGGTTAAACTTGACCTCAGTGATGGACAGACTTTATATTCAAAGTTGGTG GTAGGAGCTGATGGTTCCAAGTCCAATGTAAGGCAGATTGCAGGCATAAAAACAAGTGGTTGGAGTTATCCTCAGAGTGCGATTATATGTACAGTGGAGCATATTGCAGCGAATGACTGTGCTTGGCAGAGGTTTCTCCCTTCTGGTCCAATTGCCCTACTCCCAGTAGGTGACAACTTCAGCAATATAGTATGGACAATGAGCCCAGAGGAGGCATCACGCCATAAGTCTATGAGCCCTGAAGATTTTGTGAAGTCAGTGAACCATGCATTGGATTTTGGTTATGGTCCGCATCCCAACTCCAGTAGTCTTGACTATTACATGGAAAAGCTATTTTCTGGCATTGGAGATACTGCAGCATCTACCAAAGAAAGCTTTCAAGTACCACCTAAAGCAATTGGGTTGATCTCTGAGAGAATGGCTTTTCCACTTTCACTGATGCACTCCCATGATTATGTTTCAAAAGGGCTAGCACTAGTTGGTGATGCTGCTCATACAGTCCACCCCCTAGCTGGCCAAGGTGTCAATTTGGGTTTTGGAGATGCAGCTGCCTTAGCAAAAGTTATTTCTGAAGGAGTTTCTGTGGGTGCTGATATTGGGGAT CTATCTTTGCTAAACCGGTACGAGAATGACCGGAAGGCTGCCAATGTTGCGATGGCAGCAGTTCTAGATGGCTTCCAGAAGATGTACTCTGTTGATTTTGGGCCTCTCAACATCCTTAGAGCCGCTGCATTCCATAGTGCCCAGTACATATCGCCACTTAAGAAGAACATAATCTCTTATGCAATGGGTGACAAGAAATCACCTCTGTTTTCATAA
- the LOC100828669 gene encoding uncharacterized protein LOC100828669, translating into MLAALPSLTATESAAASGFFPSVTCNLLTPSNVNFAKKKHGRRLNIQPDIQCGTTQGPSTIHKKWRALSSDPAQAAVVDAGDSKTWEECKQILTSLSFSTEDAEKMLKKAFGWIHSPYWTEERKKEVPSVELVSGVLDYIRGLGLSDADLYKLLKKFPEVLGCDLDSEVKLNVGKLDNDWGINGKTLRSVLLRNPKVLGYNVDCRGDCAAQCTRCWVRF; encoded by the exons ATGTTGGCGGCGCTGCCGTCTCTGACGGCTACTGAATCTGCTGCTGCGTCGGGCTTCTTCCCATCTGTAACT TGTAATCTCTTGACTCCGTCGAATGTGAATTTTGCTAAGAAGAAACATGGAAGAAGATTAAATATCCAGCCAGACATTCAATGTGGAACAACTCAAGGTCCAAGTacaatccataaaaaatggcGGGCACTATCATCGGACCCAGCCCAAGCTGCCGTTGTGGATGCCGGCGACAGCAAAACATGGGAAGAATGCAAGCAAATACTCACTTCATTAAGTTTCTCCACCGAAGATGCAGAAAAAATGCTGAAGAAGGCATTCGGATGGATCCATTCGCCATACTGGACcgaggagagaaagaaggaggttccaagtgtCGAGCTGGTAAGTGGAGTGTTGGACTATATCCGGGGCCTTGGTCTCTCGGATGCCGATCTTTACAAGTTGCTCAAGAAATTCCCAGAGGTTCTTGGATGTGATTTGGACAGCGAGGTGAAACTGAATGTCGGCAAGCTAGACAACGATTGGGGAATAAACGGGAAAACTCTCCGGAGTGTTCTTCTACGGAACCCGAAAGTTTTGGGCTACAATGTGGATTGCAGAGGGGACTGCGCGGCACAGTGCACCCGCTGTTGGGTTAGGTTTTAG
- the LOC100843911 gene encoding zinc finger protein STAR3 — MEAWDVRNGTGHGGGNGRGAEAEDGRSASASAAALTTYLAFLEHKIGHLRGIICSPAPSLPQQQQVVSAELACIISQLASIANDLATDAGTPSSPASSPSAGTPNAHAVDDEQQQEPVGSSSSPPAYEVIELDKEEILAPPHAHSCKLCGKGFKRDANLRMHMRAHGHSYNHKKEVNVSPPPAPETKTKKRPAPAVCYSCPQAGCKRNRAHASFAPLKTAVCVRNHYRRTHCAKTHACRRCGGVKRFAVLADLRTHEKHCGRDRWVCSCTVSFSRRDKLLAHVALFPAGAGHSPALPLLPDETAAAQCSTGNNDTANGGGGRVTGSGELLPGTGTGGGDMMDQSFLSDIGMLDDFGCSDVKGSIREDDGRRRGSLSPAGLDFCDFDGFDLFGTHAMNFDF, encoded by the coding sequence ATGGAGGCGTGGGATGTCCGGAACGGCACTGGgcatggcggcggcaatggcagAGGAGCTGAAGCAGAGGATGGTcgctcggcgtcggcgtcggcggcggcgctgacgACGTACCTGGCGTTCCTAGAGCACAAGATCGGCCACCTCCGCGGGATCATCTGCTCCCCGGCGCCGTCGCTCCCGCAACAGCAGCAAGTCGTCTCCGCCGAGCTCGCTTGCATCATCTCCCAGCTCGCCTCCATCGCCAACGACCTCGCCACGGACGCCGGCACGCCTAGCTCCCCTGCATCATCTCCGTCCGCCGGAACACCGAACGCCCACGCCGTCGAtgacgagcagcagcaggagccgGTGGGGTCGTCGTCATCGCCTCCGGCGTATGAAGTGATCGAGCTCGACAAGGAGGAGATCctggcgccgccgcacgcccATTCCTGCAAGCTCTGCGGCAAAGGGTTCAAGCGCGACGCCAACCTCCGCATGCACATGCGCGCCCACGGCCACAGCTACAACCACAAGAAAGAAGTGAATgtctcgccgccaccggcaccggagacgaagacgaagaagcgcccggcgccggcggtgtgCTACTCGTGCCCGCAGGCCGGGTGCAAGCGGAACAGGGCGCACGCTTCCTTCGCGCCGCTCAAGACGGCCGTCTGCGTGAGGAACCACTACCGCCGCACCCACTGCGCCAAGACGCacgcctgccgccgctgcggcggcgtcAAGCGCTTCGCCGTGCTCGCCGACCTCCGCACCCACGAGAAGCACTGCGGCAGGGACCGCTGGGTCTGCTCCTGCACCGTCTCCTTCTCCCGCAGGGACAAGCTCCTCGCCCACGTCGCgctcttccccgccggcgccggccactCGCCCGCGCTCCCGCTGCTGCCTGAcgagaccgccgccgcccaatgCAGCACTGGCAATAATGACACTgccaatggcggcggcggccgcgtgaCCGGCTCCGGTGAGCTGCTGCCAGGCACAGGCACAGGTGGCGGCGACATGATGGACCAAAGCTTCTTGTCAGACATTGGCATGCTCGATGATTTTGGATGCTCTGATGTCAAAGGGAGCATAAGGGAAGACGATGGCCGCCGGAGAGGGTCCCTTTCTCCGGCGGGACTTGATTTCTGTGACTTCGATGGGTTCGATCTCTTTGGAACACATGCAATGAACTTTGATTTTTAG
- the LOC100826204 gene encoding E3 ubiquitin-protein ligase RNF170 isoform X1: MSASASSASSSASPVPPEDDVCSVCHDRFRIPCQANCSHWFCGECIIRVWNHGAAVQPCKCPICRRLINLLVPANITEDQNDDPQLQRVLGEIQHYNHIFGGAPRSLTQRLQDLPFFMRRLFRELMDPQRTLPLVFRARMILMVALSAVYVLSPVDILPESVLGLFGFFDDFLILVIVFLHLAAVYRSLLLYRHGGH; encoded by the exons ATgagcgcctccgcctcctccgcctcctcgtcggcgtcgccggtgccgccggAGGACGACGTCTGCTCGGTGTGCCACGACCGCTTCCGGATCCCCTGCCAGGCCAACTGCTCCCATTGGTTCTGCG GGGAATGCATCATCCGTGTCTGGAATCATGGAGCTGCTGTACAGCCTTGCAAGTGTCCCATATGCCGCCGCCTTATAAATCTGCTGGTACCTGCTAATATAACGGAGGACCAGAATGATGACCCACAACTTCAACGAGTTTTGGGAGAGATTCAGCACTACAACCACATATTCGGTGGAGCACCACGCAGCCTGACTCAG AGGTTGCAAGACCTGCCATTTTTCATGCGAAGACTGTTCAGAGAACTAATGGATCCTCAGAGGACCCTCCCACTTGTTTTCAGGGCGAGGATGATTCTGATG GTGGCCCTGAGTGCAGTTTATGTCCTGAGCCCGGTCGACATTCTTCCTGAAA GCGTGCTGGGGTTATTCGGATTCTTCGACGACTTCCTCATCCTGGTGATCGTGTTCCTCCACCTTGCCGCTGTTTACCGGTCGTTGCTTCTCTACCGCCATGGTGGCCATTGA
- the LOC100821579 gene encoding protein DETOXIFICATION 54, giving the protein MAIPLQPKKQDDSRKGGGGGQSSAMEDGDGDNPSAMAELRELWRMAFPITSLNLIVYLRAMVSVLCLGRLGPLDLAGGALAIGLTNITGHSVLFGLATGLEPVCAQAFGSRNHHLLTLSLQQSILLLSLAAIPIALLWLNAGPILVSLGQDPAIAAAAASYAAWALPDLAAGAVLQPLRVYLRSQGVTKPMAACSALAVAIHVPLNLLLVFVLGAGVRGVAAAQALTNFNMAVFLVGYVRWAGLCDGTWKGFAPPREVARGLGGLARLAVPSCVGVCLEWWWYEVVTVLAGYLPNPTAAVGAAGVLIQTTSLMYTVPMALAACVSTRVGNELGAGKPRRARTAAMVALWCSLGVGLAHAVWTAFFSAQWVSLFTTDPSVVALASAAMPVLGLCELGNCPQTTGCGVLRGTARPAVGARINLLSFYLVGTPVAVALAFGGGSAGRAGFGFGGLWYGLLSAQAACVALVLLVVVFRTDWRVEATRARKLTGAEPSAMEMMIATATNGVEEEKKCLTVVAGNGREVDVDV; this is encoded by the exons atGGCGATCCCACTGCAGCCGAAGAAGCAGGACGACAGCcgcaagggcggcggcggcgggcagagCAGCGCCAtggaagacggcgacggcgacaacccgtcggccatggcggagctgcggGAGCTGTGGCGGATGGCGTTCCCGATCACGTCGCTCAACCTCATCGTCTACCTCCGGGCCATGGTGTCCGTCCTCTGCCTGGGCCGGCTCGGCCCGCTggacctcgccggcggcgcgttAGCCATCGGCCTCACCAACATCACGGGCCACAGCGTGCTCTTCGGGCTGGCCACGGGCCTGGAGCCCGTCTGCGCCCAGGCCTTCGGCTCCAGGAACCACCACCTCCTAACCCTCTCCCTCCAGCAATcaatcctcctcctctccctcgccgcgaTCCCCATCGCGCTGCTCTGGCTGAACGCCGGCCCGATCCTCGTCTCCCTCGGCCAGGACCCGGcaatcgccgccgccgccgcctcctacGCCGCCTGGGCGCTCCCCGacctggccgccggcgccgtcctcCAGCCCCTCCGCGTCTACCTCCGCTCCCAGGGGGTGACAAAGCCCATGGCGGCCTGCTccgcgctcgccgtcgccatccACGTCCCGCTGAACCTGctcctcgtcttcgtcctcggcgccggcgtccgcggcgtggcggcggcgcaggcgctcACCAACTTCAACATGGCGGTGTTCCTCGTGGGGTATGTGAGGTGGGCCGGGCTTTGTGACGGGACATGGAAGGgcttcgcgccgccgcgggaaGTGGCCCGTGGGCTCGGCGGGCTGGCCCGGCTCGCTGTGCCCAGCTGTGTCGGGGTTTGTCTTGAGTGGTGGTGGTACGAGGTGGTCACTGTGCTGGCCGGTTACTTGCCGAATCCGACGGCTGCTGTGGGTGCTGCTGGGGTGCTCATCCAGACCACCAGCCTCATGTACACCGTGCCCATGGCGCTCGCCGCCTGCGTCTCCACCCGG GTGGGCAACGAGCTGGGGGCCGGGAAGCCGCGGCGGGcccggacggcggcgatggtggcgCTATGGTGCTCGCTGGGCGTGGGCCTGGCCCACGCGGTGTGGACGGCCTTCTTCAGCGCCCAGTGGGTGTCCCTCTTCACGACGGACCCCTCGGTAGTTGCCCTAGCATCGGCGGCGATGCCGGTCTTGGGCCTTTGCGAGCTGGGCAACTGCCCGCAGACCACGGGCTGCGGGGTGCTCCGCGGCACGGCCCGGCCCGCCGTCGGGGCCCGCATCAACCTCCTCTCCTTCTACCTCGTCGGCACccccgtcgccgtcgcgctcGCCTTCGGGGGCGGCTCAGCAGGGCGAGCCGGGTTCGGGTTCGGCGGGCTCTGGTACGGGCTCTTGTCGGCCCAGGCGGCCTGCGTGGCGCTGGTGCTACTCGTCGTCGTGTTCCGCACCGACTGGCGCGTCGAGGCGACGCGCGCTAGGAAGCTCACCGGCGCGGAACCGAGTGCCATGGAGATGATGATCGCGACGGCCACCAacggcgtcgaggaggagaagaagtgCTTGACGGTGGTGGCCGGCAACGGCCGGGAGGTCGACGTCGACGTGTAG
- the LOC100823739 gene encoding ubiquinone biosynthesis monooxygenase COQ6, mitochondrial isoform X2: MMSSTLQLLVEAWWAWLLLVHCVANMPLTKHLRVAVIDSNPALKSRNYLKKDGIPDSRVSTVTPATISFFRDIGAWEHILQQRHDFFDKMQVWDYTGLGYTRYNARDVGKQYLGCVVENKVLCNSLLLRLQEQKEDIENMIYPARLVSLAFPSKNRQVRVAGLKPPSTEAVSIGHTSGELHRSSLVKLDLSDGQTLYSKLVVGADGSKSNVRQIAGIKTSGWSYPQSAIICTVEHIAANDCAWQRFLPSGPIALLPVGDNFSNIVWTMSPEEASRHKSMSPEDFVKSVNHALDFGYGPHPNSSSLDYYMEKLFSGIGDTAASTKESFQVPPKAIGLISERMAFPLSLMHSHDYVSKGLALVGDAAHTVHPLAGQGVNLGFGDAAALAKVISEGVSVGADIGDLSLLNRYENDRKAANVAMAAVLDGFQKMYSVDFGPLNILRAAAFHSAQYISPLKKNIISYAMGDKKSPLFS, from the exons ATGATGAGCTCGACGTTGCAATTGTTGGTGGAGGCATGGTGGGCTTGGCTGTTGCTTGTGCACTGTGTAG CCAATATGCCATTGACCAAACATCTGCGAGTTGCTGTCATCGATAGCAATCCTGCACTCAAGTCAAGAAATTATCTAAAGAAAGATGGTATACCTGACTCAAGGGTCAGTACTGTTACTCCTGCAACCATTTCCTTCTTCAGAG ATATTGGTGCATGGGAGCATATTCTACAGCAAAGGcatgatttctttgataaaaTGCAG GTATGGGATTACACTGGACTAGGATACACAAGATACAATGCAAGAGATGTGGGCAAACAATATCTCGG ATGTGTGGTGGAGAACAAAGTGCTTTGCAACTCACTTTTGTTACGTTTACAG GAGCAAAAGGAAGATATTGAAAATATGATCTACCCTGCTCGACTGGTGTCTCTTGCTTTCCCATCAAAGAATAGACAAGTAAGAGTAGCAGGACTGAAGCCACCATCAACAGAGGCAGTTTCCATTGGTCATACTTCTGGGGAATTACATCGTAGTAGTTTGGTTAAACTTGACCTCAGTGATGGACAGACTTTATATTCAAAGTTGGTG GTAGGAGCTGATGGTTCCAAGTCCAATGTAAGGCAGATTGCAGGCATAAAAACAAGTGGTTGGAGTTATCCTCAGAGTGCGATTATATGTACAGTGGAGCATATTGCAGCGAATGACTGTGCTTGGCAGAGGTTTCTCCCTTCTGGTCCAATTGCCCTACTCCCAGTAGGTGACAACTTCAGCAATATAGTATGGACAATGAGCCCAGAGGAGGCATCACGCCATAAGTCTATGAGCCCTGAAGATTTTGTGAAGTCAGTGAACCATGCATTGGATTTTGGTTATGGTCCGCATCCCAACTCCAGTAGTCTTGACTATTACATGGAAAAGCTATTTTCTGGCATTGGAGATACTGCAGCATCTACCAAAGAAAGCTTTCAAGTACCACCTAAAGCAATTGGGTTGATCTCTGAGAGAATGGCTTTTCCACTTTCACTGATGCACTCCCATGATTATGTTTCAAAAGGGCTAGCACTAGTTGGTGATGCTGCTCATACAGTCCACCCCCTAGCTGGCCAAGGTGTCAATTTGGGTTTTGGAGATGCAGCTGCCTTAGCAAAAGTTATTTCTGAAGGAGTTTCTGTGGGTGCTGATATTGGGGAT CTATCTTTGCTAAACCGGTACGAGAATGACCGGAAGGCTGCCAATGTTGCGATGGCAGCAGTTCTAGATGGCTTCCAGAAGATGTACTCTGTTGATTTTGGGCCTCTCAACATCCTTAGAGCCGCTGCATTCCATAGTGCCCAGTACATATCGCCACTTAAGAAGAACATAATCTCTTATGCAATGGGTGACAAGAAATCACCTCTGTTTTCATAA